One stretch of Amycolatopsis tolypomycina DNA includes these proteins:
- a CDS encoding haloacid dehalogenase type II, translating into MAFDSKPKFVTFDMNGTLIHFRINDAIRRTLGDRLPPEIADEFLRAGNAYRIDECMGEWQPFHQVVAHSLERTMRRFGLAYRESDAQAVYEEIPSWTPYPGVTAALNRLAEAVPLVIVTNTDNAHAARLVENLQAPFEVVITAEQMGVYKPRLRAFEYTFDKLGVTPDELVHVSASPKYDHRPAAVMGIERKVYVDRGFEQDEHWLGYERITDIADLPVLFGLPRP; encoded by the coding sequence GTGGCATTCGACAGCAAGCCGAAGTTCGTCACGTTCGACATGAACGGGACACTGATCCACTTCCGCATCAACGACGCCATCCGCCGGACGCTGGGCGACCGCCTCCCGCCGGAGATCGCCGACGAGTTCCTCCGGGCGGGCAACGCCTACCGGATCGACGAGTGCATGGGCGAATGGCAGCCCTTCCACCAGGTCGTCGCCCACTCGCTGGAACGGACCATGCGCCGGTTCGGCCTGGCGTACCGGGAAAGCGACGCCCAGGCCGTGTACGAGGAGATCCCGAGCTGGACCCCCTACCCCGGCGTCACGGCGGCGCTGAACCGCCTGGCGGAGGCCGTTCCGCTGGTGATCGTGACGAACACCGACAACGCGCACGCGGCCCGCCTGGTGGAGAACCTCCAGGCCCCGTTCGAGGTCGTCATCACGGCCGAGCAGATGGGCGTCTACAAGCCCCGGCTGCGCGCGTTCGAGTACACCTTCGACAAGCTCGGCGTAACCCCGGACGAGCTCGTGCACGTCTCGGCGAGCCCGAAGTACGACCACCGCCCCGCGGCGGTCATGGGCATCGAGCGCAAGGTGTACGTCGACCGCGGCTTCGAGCAGGACGAGCACTGGCTCGGCTACGAGCGGATCACCGACATCGCCGACCTGCCCGTGCTGTTCGGCCTGCCTCGCCCGTGA
- a CDS encoding ROK family transcriptional regulator has translation MASNPTSRDYTKASVLDVVLSRAPVTRTEVIELTGLSKATVSRAVEELRADGFVADGGVDAVAGRGRRSTYLDVPATAGHVAGVSFGVLTTGVLVADLRGREVGHVVVPTVNHDEAGDAAKWLAGLVEETAGAGRGPLRQLVVAVPGRVRDGAEIFGPARAAKIFTGSGLRRALVDLVDAPVFLDSDANASLLGILAEDASVGNAALFNVSSVLNFAGCAGHELVRGRTPAFGGSVSSVPESATKPSTGC, from the coding sequence GTGGCGAGCAATCCGACATCGCGCGACTACACCAAGGCCTCGGTGCTGGACGTGGTCCTCTCCCGGGCACCGGTGACGCGCACCGAGGTCATCGAACTCACCGGCCTGAGCAAGGCGACCGTGTCGCGGGCCGTCGAGGAACTCCGCGCCGACGGGTTCGTCGCCGACGGCGGGGTCGACGCCGTCGCCGGCCGGGGCAGGCGGTCGACATACCTGGACGTCCCCGCCACGGCCGGGCACGTGGCCGGGGTCAGTTTCGGGGTGCTGACCACGGGTGTCCTGGTCGCCGATCTGCGGGGGCGCGAGGTGGGCCACGTCGTCGTCCCGACGGTGAACCACGACGAGGCGGGCGACGCCGCGAAGTGGCTGGCCGGCCTGGTCGAGGAGACGGCAGGCGCGGGGCGGGGTCCCCTGCGTCAGCTCGTCGTCGCGGTGCCCGGCCGGGTCCGCGACGGTGCCGAGATCTTCGGCCCGGCGCGGGCGGCGAAGATCTTCACCGGCTCCGGCCTCCGGCGCGCCCTCGTGGATCTGGTCGACGCCCCGGTGTTCCTCGACAGCGACGCCAACGCGTCCCTGCTGGGCATCCTGGCGGAGGACGCCAGTGTCGGGAACGCCGCGCTCTTCAACGTCAGCAGCGTGCTGAACTTCGCCGGCTGCGCCGGGCACGAACTCGTCCGCGGGCGCACCCCGGCGTTCGGGGGATCGGTGTCCTCTGTGCCGGAGTCGGCGACGAAACCCTCGACGGGCTGCTGA